From Pagrus major chromosome 18, Pma_NU_1.0, a single genomic window includes:
- the LOC141013668 gene encoding uncharacterized protein isoform X1 encodes MEMDKGHVPIRRGVSWSPGGLRKPLQATQNMHTPGTECNASWEKTGFNKEQMSRKTNLTRSASLSEKELKEARVRSQIIAAQLTIPSNSSSRGVQLFNRRKQRVSAFTLESCGEGSEEDRAENVKIDPSCNKQTWAERSSEEKDRDLNFKNSSTKPLLSPPGRVHSVGGIKADPGKDSHKEEVMEERVIQERHFLPVKEEQDEEEEARDKIHEELEDKVKDEIPPGSNNTDPVLIGHAEGEAEINGGHAGPLPTGKLLNGCHSTSGPERVSLTASKQTSTIINRTARPFFSPLTVQSPEAVSPVMDIPPPPSYSTPPLPAFTAPQPVAFSPPPPPSYPTPPLPAFTNQPPQAYYSTPPLMSPVMSPVMSPSSPPPSQFPVSSVSQYPPMPHYGPPTAPKPSTFVPQPASERKPIAIKTGILEEGAARRSNRKAMFTFKEKTVMAPNPELLSLVQGADERKKHGQRSVPEPASEEELLALGAEASNFLTKEEDRAEEAKAPEWSSCLKSSRTRPRAEHRPEQTLTNVSGKGAELFARRQSRMEKYVVEKQNTGQMRSPSPTMSLPPSWVYPSNMPGRVKAIAKSSDMSAQLSQNLKAQQAVKQKPRPKAPAPEPVPEPPTLENGCSKIEMDLSRHRPYQLNSSLFILNPAKDPLSTLPRGAPQAKNLMPTQSLPRQTSLPNNPPSHFSTQCMSPQLSHSPTRGRAEYPSNPASGQLRISSPMSAFSPERVSSPRSGVQAPRPTFSAKKAGIAPQTPKDSSPDETPNETPTSTRTPSLTRRFSSPEGPIAGAWSPSLQANRPSTTMSSRLVTSPVSSPLGTRCQSPMASQNIQFSTSTITSRPSQTSTAASPRSPPWGSRCQSPMVTQNTQSSGVSSNPSFRPSQTSTATSPLSPPWGSRCQSPMVSQNTSTVTSIFTPRPTQTSTATSPVSPPWGSRSQSPALSQTSLSFPTTKPLYTSCATSPVPPPKDSRCMSPIVNSLDSKANHRLLAKNIINAAKRKNSPSPGALSGHSLPISPLGNSHHGYDCHKPPISPFQSRALGAQSPTFTSPPPTPTQRICSPVRLYNTRSLTDSDASVESEDSGLRSPGLHSYNTCPRGWGGSLRVKRSTVSTDL; translated from the exons ATGGAGATGGACAAGGGACATGTTCCTATCAGGAGAGGGGTGAGCTGGAGTCCAGGAGGACTGAGGAAACCTCTCCAGGCAACGCAAAACATGCACACCCCTGGGACGGAGTGCAATGCATCATGGGAGAAGACAGGATTCAACAAAGAACAGATGAGCCGGAAAACAA ATCTGACCCGGAGTGCCAGTTTATCAGAGAAGGAGCTAAAGGAAGCTCGTGTCAGGAGTCAGATCATCGCTGCTCAGCTCACCATCCCTTCCAACTCCAGTTCCAGAGGTGTGCAGCTCTTCAACCGGCGCAAGCAGAGGGTCAGCGCCTTCACGCTTGAAAGCTGTGGAGAGGGttcagaggaggacagagctgAGAATGTGAAAATTGACCCCTcatgtaacaaacaaacatgggcagagaggagcagtgaggagaagGATAGAGATCTGAACTTTAAAAATAGCTCTACCAAGCCACTCTTGTCGCCACCTGGGAGGGTACATTCAGTAGGTGGTATCAAGGCGGACCCAGGTAAGGATTCACACAAGGAAGAGGTCATGGAGGAGCGTGTTATCCAAGAGAGGCATTTCCTCCCTGTCAAGGAAGagcaggatgaagaggaagaggcaaGAGATAAAATCCACGAGGAGCTTGAGGACAAAGTCAAGGATGAGATTCCCCCTGGAAGTAATAATACTGATCCAGTTCTGATTGGACATGCTGAAGGGGAAGCAGAGATAAATGGGGGCCACGCAGGGCCACTTCCCACTGGAAAGCTTCTTAATGGCTGCCACAGTACTTCTGGGCCTGAGAGAGTGTCTTTGACTGCATCCAAGCAGACGAGCACCATCATCAATCGAACTGCCAGGCCCTTTTTCTCACCACTGACGGTGCAGTCTCCAGAGGCAGTCAGCCCTGTCATGGAcattccccctcctccttcttactccactcctcctctccctgctttCACTGCTCCCCAGCCTGTGGCGttctcacctccacctccgccTTCGTATCCCACACCTCCTTTACCTGCCTTTACAAACCAACCCCCACAGGCCTACTACTCCACTCCACCTCTGATGTCTCCTGTCATGTCCCCTGTCATGTCCCCTTCCTCACCTCCACCATCCCAGTTCCCTGTTTCTTCTGTATCTCAGTACCCACCCATGCCCCATTACGGCCCTCCTACAGCACCCAAACCCTCCACCTTTGTTCCTCAGCCTGCATCAGAGAGAAAACCCATAGCAATCAAAACAGGCATACTTGAAGAGGGCGCTGCTAGAAGGTCAAATAGGAAGGCCATGTTCACGTTCAAAGAGAAGACAGTGATGGCTCCGAATCCTGAGCTGCTCTCTCTGGTGCAGGGGGCAGATGAAAGGAAGAAGCACGGACAGAGATCTGTGCCCGAGCCAGCGTCTGAGGAAGAATTGCTGGCTCTGGGTGCAGAGGCCTCCAACTTCCTCACCAAGGAAGAGGACAGGGCAGAGGAGGCAAAAGCACCAGAGTGGTCTTCCTGCCTCAAGAGCTCCAGGACCCGACCCAGGGCCGAGCACAGGCCAGAGCAGACCCTCACCAATGTATCAGGAAAGGGTGCTGAGCTGTTTGCCAGGCGTCAGTCCAGGATGGAGAAATACGTTGttgagaaacaaaacacagggcAAATGAGGTCTCCTTCTCCGACAATGTCTCTGCCTCCATCTTGGGTGTACCCATCCAACATGCCAGGCAGGGTCAAGGCCATTGCTAAAAGCTCTGACATGAGCGCACAGCTTTCACAAAACCTAAAGGCCCAACAAGCAGTCAAGCAGAAACCGAGGCCTAAAGCTCCAGCACCGGAGCCAGTTCCAGAGCCACCTACTTTAGAAAATGGTTGCTCCAAGATAGAGATGGACCTGTCAAGGCACCGGCCGTACCAGCTCAACTCTTCCCTCTTCATCCTTAACCCAGCCAAAGACCCGCTCAGTACCCTACCCAGAGGAGCACCACAGGCCAAGAACCTGATGCCTACCCAGTCTCTACCCAGACAGACTTCCTTACCTAATAACCCTCCGTCTCACTTCAGTACCCAGTGTATGTCTCCACAGCTGTCTCACAGCCCCACAAGAGGACGAGCAGAATATCCTTCAAATCCAGCCTCGGGACAGCTGAGGATCAGTTCTCCTATGTCTGCCTTTTCTCCAGAGCGAGTGTCCTCTCCTCGGTCAGGGGTCCAGGCACCAAGGCCCACATTTTCTGCCAAAAAGGCAGGGATTGCGCCACAG ACACCAAAGGACTCCTCCCCGGATGAAACCCCCAATGAGACTCCCACGTCAACCAGGACGCCCAGCCTTACCAGACGTTTCAGCAGCCCAGAGGGCCCCATTGCTGGTGCCTGGAGTCCCAGCCTCCAAGCTAATCGCCCCTCCACTACCATGTCTAGCCGCTTGGTTACTTCCCCTGTGTCCTCTCCCCTGGGTACAAGATGCCAATCCCCTATGGCCAGCCAGAATATCCAGTTTTCCACCTCTACTATAACATCCAGACCCTCCCAGACATCTACAGCCGCCTCTCCACGCTCTCCTCCTTGGGGTTCAAGATGTCAGTCCCCAATGGTGACCCAGAACACCCAGTCGTCTGGCGTCTCCTCCAATCCTAGTTTCAGACCTTCCCAAACTTCTACCGCtacttctcctctttctcctccttggGGATCAAGATGCCAGTCCCCAATGGTGAGCCAGAATACTTCCACTGTCACCTCCATTTTCACACCCAGACCAACCCAAACATCCACAGCCACATCTCCGGTCTCTCCTCCTTGGGGCTCACGCTCCCAGTCTCCTGCACTCTCTCAGACCAGTTTATCTTTCCCTACCACGAAGCCTCTATACACATCCTGTGCCACCTCTCCTGTTCCCCCACCCAAAGACAGTCGCTGCATGTCCCCCATTGTTAATAGCCTAGACTCTAAAGCCAACCATCGCCTTCTGGCTAAGAACATCATCAATGCAGCAAAACGTAAAAACAGCCCCTCTCCTGGAGCACTGAGCGGTCACAGCCTCCCCATCTCACCTCTGGGGAATTCACACCATGGCTACGACTGTCACAAACCACCCATCAGCCCTTTCCAGTCGCGGGCATTGGGGGCCCAGTCGCCTACCTTCACCAGCCCTCCTCCCACCCCAACACAGAGGATCTGCTCCCCTGTGAGGCTTTACAACACTCGCTCCCTCACCGACTCTGATGCCTCTGTTGAGTCTGAAGACTCTGGCCTCCGATCGCCTGGCCTTCACTCCTACAACACTTGTCCCCGCGGGTGGGGAGGTAGCCTGAGGGTGAAGAGAAGCACCGTCTCCACTGACCTGTGA
- the LOC141013668 gene encoding uncharacterized protein isoform X2: MEERVIQERHFLPVKEEQDEEEEARDKIHEELEDKVKDEIPPGSNNTDPVLIGHAEGEAEINGGHAGPLPTGKLLNGCHSTSGPERVSLTASKQTSTIINRTARPFFSPLTVQSPEAVSPVMDIPPPPSYSTPPLPAFTAPQPVAFSPPPPPSYPTPPLPAFTNQPPQAYYSTPPLMSPVMSPVMSPSSPPPSQFPVSSVSQYPPMPHYGPPTAPKPSTFVPQPASERKPIAIKTGILEEGAARRSNRKAMFTFKEKTVMAPNPELLSLVQGADERKKHGQRSVPEPASEEELLALGAEASNFLTKEEDRAEEAKAPEWSSCLKSSRTRPRAEHRPEQTLTNVSGKGAELFARRQSRMEKYVVEKQNTGQMRSPSPTMSLPPSWVYPSNMPGRVKAIAKSSDMSAQLSQNLKAQQAVKQKPRPKAPAPEPVPEPPTLENGCSKIEMDLSRHRPYQLNSSLFILNPAKDPLSTLPRGAPQAKNLMPTQSLPRQTSLPNNPPSHFSTQCMSPQLSHSPTRGRAEYPSNPASGQLRISSPMSAFSPERVSSPRSGVQAPRPTFSAKKAGIAPQTPKDSSPDETPNETPTSTRTPSLTRRFSSPEGPIAGAWSPSLQANRPSTTMSSRLVTSPVSSPLGTRCQSPMASQNIQFSTSTITSRPSQTSTAASPRSPPWGSRCQSPMVTQNTQSSGVSSNPSFRPSQTSTATSPLSPPWGSRCQSPMVSQNTSTVTSIFTPRPTQTSTATSPVSPPWGSRSQSPALSQTSLSFPTTKPLYTSCATSPVPPPKDSRCMSPIVNSLDSKANHRLLAKNIINAAKRKNSPSPGALSGHSLPISPLGNSHHGYDCHKPPISPFQSRALGAQSPTFTSPPPTPTQRICSPVRLYNTRSLTDSDASVESEDSGLRSPGLHSYNTCPRGWGGSLRVKRSTVSTDL, encoded by the exons ATGGAGGAGCGTGTTATCCAAGAGAGGCATTTCCTCCCTGTCAAGGAAGagcaggatgaagaggaagaggcaaGAGATAAAATCCACGAGGAGCTTGAGGACAAAGTCAAGGATGAGATTCCCCCTGGAAGTAATAATACTGATCCAGTTCTGATTGGACATGCTGAAGGGGAAGCAGAGATAAATGGGGGCCACGCAGGGCCACTTCCCACTGGAAAGCTTCTTAATGGCTGCCACAGTACTTCTGGGCCTGAGAGAGTGTCTTTGACTGCATCCAAGCAGACGAGCACCATCATCAATCGAACTGCCAGGCCCTTTTTCTCACCACTGACGGTGCAGTCTCCAGAGGCAGTCAGCCCTGTCATGGAcattccccctcctccttcttactccactcctcctctccctgctttCACTGCTCCCCAGCCTGTGGCGttctcacctccacctccgccTTCGTATCCCACACCTCCTTTACCTGCCTTTACAAACCAACCCCCACAGGCCTACTACTCCACTCCACCTCTGATGTCTCCTGTCATGTCCCCTGTCATGTCCCCTTCCTCACCTCCACCATCCCAGTTCCCTGTTTCTTCTGTATCTCAGTACCCACCCATGCCCCATTACGGCCCTCCTACAGCACCCAAACCCTCCACCTTTGTTCCTCAGCCTGCATCAGAGAGAAAACCCATAGCAATCAAAACAGGCATACTTGAAGAGGGCGCTGCTAGAAGGTCAAATAGGAAGGCCATGTTCACGTTCAAAGAGAAGACAGTGATGGCTCCGAATCCTGAGCTGCTCTCTCTGGTGCAGGGGGCAGATGAAAGGAAGAAGCACGGACAGAGATCTGTGCCCGAGCCAGCGTCTGAGGAAGAATTGCTGGCTCTGGGTGCAGAGGCCTCCAACTTCCTCACCAAGGAAGAGGACAGGGCAGAGGAGGCAAAAGCACCAGAGTGGTCTTCCTGCCTCAAGAGCTCCAGGACCCGACCCAGGGCCGAGCACAGGCCAGAGCAGACCCTCACCAATGTATCAGGAAAGGGTGCTGAGCTGTTTGCCAGGCGTCAGTCCAGGATGGAGAAATACGTTGttgagaaacaaaacacagggcAAATGAGGTCTCCTTCTCCGACAATGTCTCTGCCTCCATCTTGGGTGTACCCATCCAACATGCCAGGCAGGGTCAAGGCCATTGCTAAAAGCTCTGACATGAGCGCACAGCTTTCACAAAACCTAAAGGCCCAACAAGCAGTCAAGCAGAAACCGAGGCCTAAAGCTCCAGCACCGGAGCCAGTTCCAGAGCCACCTACTTTAGAAAATGGTTGCTCCAAGATAGAGATGGACCTGTCAAGGCACCGGCCGTACCAGCTCAACTCTTCCCTCTTCATCCTTAACCCAGCCAAAGACCCGCTCAGTACCCTACCCAGAGGAGCACCACAGGCCAAGAACCTGATGCCTACCCAGTCTCTACCCAGACAGACTTCCTTACCTAATAACCCTCCGTCTCACTTCAGTACCCAGTGTATGTCTCCACAGCTGTCTCACAGCCCCACAAGAGGACGAGCAGAATATCCTTCAAATCCAGCCTCGGGACAGCTGAGGATCAGTTCTCCTATGTCTGCCTTTTCTCCAGAGCGAGTGTCCTCTCCTCGGTCAGGGGTCCAGGCACCAAGGCCCACATTTTCTGCCAAAAAGGCAGGGATTGCGCCACAG ACACCAAAGGACTCCTCCCCGGATGAAACCCCCAATGAGACTCCCACGTCAACCAGGACGCCCAGCCTTACCAGACGTTTCAGCAGCCCAGAGGGCCCCATTGCTGGTGCCTGGAGTCCCAGCCTCCAAGCTAATCGCCCCTCCACTACCATGTCTAGCCGCTTGGTTACTTCCCCTGTGTCCTCTCCCCTGGGTACAAGATGCCAATCCCCTATGGCCAGCCAGAATATCCAGTTTTCCACCTCTACTATAACATCCAGACCCTCCCAGACATCTACAGCCGCCTCTCCACGCTCTCCTCCTTGGGGTTCAAGATGTCAGTCCCCAATGGTGACCCAGAACACCCAGTCGTCTGGCGTCTCCTCCAATCCTAGTTTCAGACCTTCCCAAACTTCTACCGCtacttctcctctttctcctccttggGGATCAAGATGCCAGTCCCCAATGGTGAGCCAGAATACTTCCACTGTCACCTCCATTTTCACACCCAGACCAACCCAAACATCCACAGCCACATCTCCGGTCTCTCCTCCTTGGGGCTCACGCTCCCAGTCTCCTGCACTCTCTCAGACCAGTTTATCTTTCCCTACCACGAAGCCTCTATACACATCCTGTGCCACCTCTCCTGTTCCCCCACCCAAAGACAGTCGCTGCATGTCCCCCATTGTTAATAGCCTAGACTCTAAAGCCAACCATCGCCTTCTGGCTAAGAACATCATCAATGCAGCAAAACGTAAAAACAGCCCCTCTCCTGGAGCACTGAGCGGTCACAGCCTCCCCATCTCACCTCTGGGGAATTCACACCATGGCTACGACTGTCACAAACCACCCATCAGCCCTTTCCAGTCGCGGGCATTGGGGGCCCAGTCGCCTACCTTCACCAGCCCTCCTCCCACCCCAACACAGAGGATCTGCTCCCCTGTGAGGCTTTACAACACTCGCTCCCTCACCGACTCTGATGCCTCTGTTGAGTCTGAAGACTCTGGCCTCCGATCGCCTGGCCTTCACTCCTACAACACTTGTCCCCGCGGGTGGGGAGGTAGCCTGAGGGTGAAGAGAAGCACCGTCTCCACTGACCTGTGA